The DNA segment ATGCCGTGGGCGGCCAGGGCCTGAATGGTTTTCTTGGCGCGGGTCTTGGTGTCTTCTTCGGTGATGGTGACCTTGCGCTCGCCCCAACACTCGATGCCCTCGAACAGCGTGCCGCTCATGTTCCAGCGTGGCTCGCCGGCCGTCAGCGTGGCGTCGAGGTGGATGTGCGGCTCGACGAAGGGCGGCACCACCAGATTGCCGCCGGCATCGAGGTCGCCGGGGTTGAGGGTCGGGGCTTCGGTCTGGCGACCGATGTTGCGGATCAGACCGTCTTCCAAGTGCAATTCGTGCAAACCTTCCTGGTTGCGCAGTCGGGCGTTGATGATGTGCATCAGGCGAATCCTTCTTATAGGTCTTGTAATGGCACGGTGGCGCGACGGGCGCCGAGCAGGCCGGTGACGATGACATACGTTAGCGCGGCGGCGGCAATCCCTACCAGCGGCGCGACCCACGGCGAGTGGAACGCAGCGAGTGTGCCAACCGCGTAAGCCCCCAGCCCCGGCCAGTTGAACGCCGGCAGCCGTGCGTCGGCCAGACGCGGATAGCGCCCGCGCCAGCGGAAGAAAAAGTCAGCCATGATCACCCCGCCAATCGGCGGAATCACCGTGCCCAACAGAATCAGGTACGGCACCAGCATGTCGTACATGCCCAGCAGGGCGAGCAGGGTGCCGATCACCGCGCCGGCCAGGGTCACGGTTTTGCGTCGGCCGGTGCGCAGCAGGTTGCAGCCGGCGACGGCGAAGTTGTAGATGGTGTTGTCCTGGGTGCTCCAGATATTCAGCAACAGCATGGCCATCGCGGCCATGGCGAAACCTTGCAGCAGCAACACTTCAACCACGTCCGGCTGCTGATAGACGATTGCGCCGTAGGCACCGATCAGCACCATCAGGCCATTGCCGATGAAAAAACCGATCAGGCTCGCCAGCACGGCAACCCGTGCCGACCGCGAGAAGCGTGTCCAGTTGGTCGCCTGGGTCGCGCCGCTGACGAAAGTGCCGAACACCAACGTGATCGCGGTCGACCAGTCCAGCGAACCCGTCGGCACCACGCTGAGCAAACCATCGAGGCCACCGACTTTTACCGTCGCGACCCACATCGACAGCATCAGCAGCAACATCATCGCCGGCACTGCGATGTACGACAGGATCTCCAGGCCGCGATAACCGACATACGCCGTGGCGCAGAACACCAGGCCGAACAGCACCATCAGGCCGAGCACCGTGCCTTGCTCCAGTTCGAAGTATTTGCCCAGCACCACCGCCGCCGTCGCGGTGCCCCAGGCGTACCAGCCGATCTGGGTGAAACCGAGGATCAGGTCGCTGAGCTTGCTGCCGACCTCGCCGAAACAGAAGCGCCCCATCAGTACCGAATTCAGGCCACTTTTGAACGCGATGTAACCCAGCCCTGCCGCGTAGAGCCCGAGCAGCAGATTGCCGATGATGATCACCGCGAGCATCTCGCCAAAACTGAACGCGACGCCGAGCTTGCCGCCGGCAAACATGGTGGCGGTGAAGAAGGTGAAACCGAGCAGCACCATGGCGGTTGAGGCCAGGCCTTTGCGTGCATGCATCGGGACTTCGCTGAGGGGGTAGTCGTTGCCGGGATCGTTCTGCGTCATGGGGCGTTCCTTGCTGGATTGGGGAGACGCGGGGTGGGTTGCAGTGGTCGTGCCAACGACCGTTATGCGGATTATGTATAGCCGAGTCAGGGATTTCGGGGCGAAAGCAGTGCACCAGAACACACACAGGCCCAATGTGGGAGCGGGCTTGCTCGCGAATGCGCCCGGTCAGCCAATGCAGATGGCGACTGATACACCGCTTTCGCGAGCAAGCCCGCTCCCACAGTTTTGAACTGTGTGGGGGGCAGAGATCGGGGATGTCGGGGGAAGCCAAAAAGCATAGGCATAAAAAAACAGCCTCGGGGGCTGTTCTCTATTTTCCTGACAAAACACCAATCCTTTGTAGGAGTGAGCCTGCTCGCGATGGCATCGGCACATCTGAAATCAATGTGTCTGACAAACCGCTATCGCGAGCAGGCTCACTCCTACAGGGGGGATTGTGTTGAATCACTCACCGCGATAAATGCAACCGCTGGTGCAGGTCTCGTGAATGCGGATCGCGCTGAGTTCCGGCAGCAGGGGCTTCATTTCATTCCAGATGAATTTGGCCAGGACTTCGCTGGTCGGGTTTTCCAGGCCGGGAATGTCGTTCAGGTAGTTGTGATCCAGACGCTCGTACAGCGGCTTGAAAATCGCCTTGATCTCGGAGAAATCGCGGATCCAGCCGGTGTGCGGATCGAGGTCGCCGCTCAGGTGAATCGCCACCTTGAACGAGTGACCGTGCAGGCG comes from the Pseudomonas sp. RSB 5.4 genome and includes:
- the queD gene encoding 6-carboxytetrahydropterin synthase QueD; its protein translation is MEIFKEFTFESAHRLPHVPDGHKCGRLHGHSFKVAIHLSGDLDPHTGWIRDFSEIKAIFKPLYERLDHNYLNDIPGLENPTSEVLAKFIWNEMKPLLPELSAIRIHETCTSGCIYRGE
- the codB gene encoding cytosine permease yields the protein MTQNDPGNDYPLSEVPMHARKGLASTAMVLLGFTFFTATMFAGGKLGVAFSFGEMLAVIIIGNLLLGLYAAGLGYIAFKSGLNSVLMGRFCFGEVGSKLSDLILGFTQIGWYAWGTATAAVVLGKYFELEQGTVLGLMVLFGLVFCATAYVGYRGLEILSYIAVPAMMLLLMLSMWVATVKVGGLDGLLSVVPTGSLDWSTAITLVFGTFVSGATQATNWTRFSRSARVAVLASLIGFFIGNGLMVLIGAYGAIVYQQPDVVEVLLLQGFAMAAMAMLLLNIWSTQDNTIYNFAVAGCNLLRTGRRKTVTLAGAVIGTLLALLGMYDMLVPYLILLGTVIPPIGGVIMADFFFRWRGRYPRLADARLPAFNWPGLGAYAVGTLAAFHSPWVAPLVGIAAAALTYVIVTGLLGARRATVPLQDL